The following coding sequences lie in one Musa acuminata AAA Group cultivar baxijiao chromosome BXJ1-8, Cavendish_Baxijiao_AAA, whole genome shotgun sequence genomic window:
- the LOC135587908 gene encoding 14-3-3-like protein D, with product MASQGDRESFVFIARLAEQAERYDDMVDAMKKVAKLDVELTVEERNLLSVGYKNVIAARRASWRILSSIEQKEETRGNEQHVKNIKEYRHKVEVELSGVCSDIMTLIDEHLIPSSSAGESSVFYYKMKGDYYRYLAEFMTGNERKEAADNSLKAYQAATSTAEADLSPTHPIRLGLALNFSVFYYEIMNSPERACHLAKQAFDEAISELDTLSEESYKDSTLIMQLLRDNLTLWTADIPEDGEEYAKSGAGEDAQRV from the exons ATGGCGTCGCAGGGAGATCGCGAGAGCTTTGTCTTCATCGCCAGGCTCGCTGAGCAGGCCGAGCGCTACGATG ATATGGTGGACGCTATGAAGAAGGTGGCGAAGCTCGATGTCGAGCTGACCGTGGAGGAGCGAAACCTGCTGTCGGTGGGGTACAAGAACGTGATCGCGGCGCGGCGGGCCTCGTGGAGGATCCTCTCCTCGATAGAGCAGAAGGAGGAGACCAGGGGGAATGAGCAGCATGTCAAAAATATCAAAGAGTACAGACATAAGGTGGAGGTAGAGCTCTCCGGCGTCTGTAGCGACATTATGACTCTGATCGACGAGCATCTCATCCCATCTTCGTCCGCTGGGGAGTCGTCGGTCTTCTACTATAAGAT GAAGGGAGATTATTATCGCTACTTGGCAGAATTTATGACCGGAAATGAGAGGAAGGAGGCTGCAGATAACTCCCTGAAAGCATATCAG gcAGCTACCAGTACAGCTGAGGCAGATTTGTCTCCTACACACCCAATTCGACTGGGTTTGGCATTGAATTTTTCCGTCTTCTATTATGAGATCATGAACTCACCTGAAAG GGCATGTCACCTTGCCAAACAAGCTTTTGATGAAGCAATTTCTGAGCTTGATACATTGAGTGAGGAATCATACAAAGACAGCACATTGATTATGCAACTTCTGAGAGATAATCTCACGTTGTGGACCGCTGACATCCCCGAGGATGGAG AGGAATATGCAAAGAGTGGCGCAGGTGAAGATGCACAG AGAGTCTGA